A DNA window from Drosophila biarmipes strain raj3 chromosome 2R, RU_DBia_V1.1, whole genome shotgun sequence contains the following coding sequences:
- the LOC108036449 gene encoding uncharacterized protein LOC108036449 isoform X2, whose product MRLSPCLSVVSGNLPALLLLLVASVALVLAERDFNVNDSQVPVIEPKDVPAYKQDPYVTELMSCQNTPSEIVLSLLLKKHDWSELTATKRAHVQAKLAKFFAIPKEFISLDSVSKRELKSMHKLAMRKGGKGNKNIETLNRRLGRASFMIGCGPSYFVMGEPIAKQIAHQMKDGTIGALTEENFGLWFIWRKELKSRSNRKRRQSEGSGADEDDYDYGDDDDEVSEPPTEVPPVATHAHRHHHGASEVSMLEKIVSPDAPVSVSSEAPLIPNVEEEIEESVSKLESVISKTIENTKNIKELTVLGDPEEDEEEVELQQLGVPMAVEILPEEGTTRATEMVNPAYLEENGNQVDARPQAASELDSLATPTPTPSVSAPETQKPFSPYDAISSVSSSSSSSVASAGEAGVDASSVPPPHPPLPTDLPTEQDSTSASVSSSSPPPSSSHSPSSPPSLATQPTTSSSTTATISTTTATSTATTTSTTTTLSESPKPNTVLNELELSTLLPFDDFEGTAAAAAETPNATATAATATATTATATATATTAGESEFHIESTTHRTNSSKEGEAEPDAISSSSNNSLANNEQSTPATPSSSLASTTASTPESSSSSTFVSPDYVEPQPEENSPPIIKTRLQKLAVTSGKAFTFHVLPDTFFDAEDQGNLRLALTDKDGHELKANSWLQFNADKRELYGLPLDDTVSRWQYRLSATDSGNASVTETVEISVQQHRAVRTINHEVSIVVRINEKPGHNIDWQLKLINAVARTLDDSSNSAVVVREIRQTPHDPHSATFVYFNETLPTAECPEKELHDIVQRLDAQRLSDLVQPQLGIKSITGQLIGSCQKDLTQVKPTQHMAKNVPPMPRNQVDRVNASLGQLLVYKVPADTFYDANDNQLTLTLKTRDHMELSPRHWLQFDSKNEEFYGIPKSGDIGSEEYLLVAEDSGGLSAHDALVVVVSPAPKREFGFFFKAYLSIRHERFNAELQRKFVERVAKLNGDATTGQIQIRSITTHHDSDGTIVNFYNTTLYKKHNSCREKEVAATRSVYLNSDHSLREAAKRALGPELNLTNFSVVPFSNCHHPENMDTNQLDYIPSRPEEPTHKSSFGEDYMITYVLPIAIIIVMLVIASIIACCLHWCRHRSGKMELGDEEERKSFRAKGIPVIFQDEYEEKPEIGNKSPVILKDEKPPLLPPSYNTSNMNGDNDVDDYVPPPSVVVGGREVRGKSPATPSYRKPPPYVSP is encoded by the exons ATGAGATTGTCGCCGTGCTTATCGGTGGTCAGTGGGAACCTGCCcgcgctgctcctcctcctggtgGCCAGCGTCGCCCTGGTTCTCGCCGAGCGGGACTTCAATGTCAACGACTCCCAG GTGCCTGTTATAGAGCCAAAGGATGTGCCCGCCTACAAGCAGGATCCGTATGTTACGGAGCTGATGAGCTGCCAAAATACTCCGAGCGAGATAGTGCTTTCGCTTCTTCTGAAAAAACACGACTGGAGTGAGTTGACTGCCACAAAACGAGCTCATGTCCAAGCCAAGCTGGCCAAGTTCTTTGCCATACCCAAG GAATTCATATCCCTGGACTCGGTGTCCAAGCGTGAGTTGAAGTCCATGCACAAGTTGGCCATGCGTAAAGGAGGCAAGGGCAACAAGAATATCGAGACCCTCAACCGAAGACTAGGACGCGCCAGTTTCATG ATCGGCTGTGGTCCCAGCTACTTTGTGATGGGTGAGCCGATAGCCAAGCAGATTGCCCACCAGATGAAGGATGGCACTATTGGTGCTTTGACCGAGGAGAACTTTGGCCTGTGGTTCATTTGGCGAAAGGAATTGAAATCAAG ATCGAACCGCAAGCGACGTCAGTCCGAGGGCTCTGGTGCTGATGAGGATGACTACGACTATGGAGATGATGACGACGAAGTATC TGAGCCTCCTACGGAAGTGCCGCCAGTGGCCACACATGCTCATCGACATCATCACGGAGCG TCGGAGGTGTCCATGCTGGAGAAGATAGTATCGCCCGATGCACCCGTCTCCGTTTCATCGGAGGCTCCCCTGATACCCAATGTGGAGGAGGAGATCGAGGAGAGTGTCTCCAAGTTGGAGTCGGTGATCAGCAAGACCATTGAGAACACCAAGAACATCAAGGAGCTGACGGTACTGGGCGATCccgaggaggatgaggaggaagtggagctgcagcagctgggAGTTCCCATGGCCGTGGAGATTCTGCCGGAGGAAGGCACTACGAGAGCCACGGAAATGGTAAATCCCGCTTACTTGgaggaaaatggaaatcagGTGGACGCCAGGCCACAAGCTGCCTCAGAACTGGACTCCCTGGCCACGCCTACGCCCACGCCCTCTGTGTCCGCCCCCGAAACACAGAAGCCATTCTCACCCTACGATGCCATTTCCTCGGTGtcttcgtcgtcgtcgtcgtccgtAGCTTCTGCTGGAGAAGCTGGAGTAGATGCCTCTTCGGTGCCGCCCCCTCATCCGCCCCTGCCCACTGACCTGCCCACAGAGCAAGACAGCACCTCCGCCTCCGTCTCATCATCATCCCCACCCCCATCCTCATCCCACTCACCGTCATCACCCCCATCACTAGCCACTCAACCAACTACATCATcatcaacaacagcaacaatctCAACTACAACAGCTAcatcaacagcaacaactacatcaacaacaacaacactcTCTGAATCGCCAAAG CCAAATACTGTGCTTAATGAGCTCGAGCTGAGCACCCTGCTGCCCTTCGACGATTTTGAgggcacagcagcagcagcagcagaaacacCAAATGCAACTGCCACAGCAGCAaccgcaacagcaacaactgcaactgccactgccactgcaacaacagcaggcGAAAGCGAATTTCATATAGAGTCCACAACGCACCGCACTAATAGCTCTAAG GAAGGAGAAGCAGAACCTGAcgccatcagcagcagcagcaacaatagcCTGGCCAATAATGAG CAGTCTACGCCCGCCACGCCCTCGtcctcgctggcctcgaccaCGGCCTCCACTCCGGagtccagcagcagcagcaccttcGTCTCACCCGACTACGTGGAGCCGCAGCCCGAGGAGAACAGCCCGCCCATTATCAAGACTCGTCTGCAGAAACTGGCTGTCACTTCGGGCAAGGCGTTCACCTTCCATGTTCTACCAGATACCTTCTTCGATGCCGAGGATCAGGGCAATCTCCGCCTGGCTCTGACCGACAAGGATGGCCACGAGCTGAAGGCCAACTCCTGGCTGCAGTTCAACGCCGACAAGCGGGAGCTCTATGGCCT ACCCCTGGATGACACTGTGTCCCGCTGGCAGTACCGCCTGTCGGCCACGGATTCCGGCAATGCCAGCGTCACGGAAACGGTGGAGATCAGCGTGCAGCAGCATCGGGCGGTGAGAACCATCAACCATGAGGTCAGCATTGTGGTGCGCATCAACGAGAAGCCGGGCCACAACATCGACTGGCAGCTGAAACTCATAAATGCAGTGGCTAGAACTCTGGATGACTCCAGCAACTCGGCGGTGGTGGTACGTGAAATCCGACAGACGCCCCATGATCCTCACAGTGCCACCTTCGTATACTTCAATGAGACACTGCCCACCGCCGAGTGCCCCGAAAAGGAATTGCACGATATTGTCCAGCGTTTGGATGCACAGAGACTGAGTGATTTGGTGCAGCCGCAGTTGGGCATTAAATCCATAACCGGCCAGCTGATCGGATCCTGCCAGAAGGATCTGACCCAGGTGAAGCCCACACAGCACATGGCCAAGAATGTGCCGCCCATGCCGCGCAACCAGGTGGATCGTGTGAACGCCAGCCTGGGCCAACTGCTGGTCTACAAAGTGCCAGCGGATACCTTCTACGATGCCAATGATAACCAGCTGACCCTGACTTTGAAGACCAGGGATCACATGGAACTGAGCCCACGCCACTGGCTGCAGTTCGACTCCAAGAACGAGGAGTTCTATGGCATCCCCAAAAGCGGCGACATTGGTTCCGAGGAGTATCTCCTCGTGGCCGAGGACAGTGGCGGTTTGAGTGCCCACGATGCCCTGGTCGTGGTGGTCAGTCCCGCTCCCAAGCGTGAGTTCGGGTTCTTCTTCAAGGCCTATCTATCCATCAGGCACGAGCGATTCAATGCCGAGCTGCAGCGAAAGTTTGTGGAGCGGGTGGCCAAGCTGAATGGCGATGCCACCACCGGACAGATCCAGATCCGCTCCATAACCACGCACCACGACTCCGATGGCACCATTGTGAACTTCTACAATACGACGCTGTACAAGAAGCACAACAGCTGTCGGGAGAAGGAGGTGGCCGCCACCAGGAGTGTCTACCTGAACAGCGACCACAGCTTGAGGGAGGCGGCTAAGCGGGCTTTGGGTCCCGAGCTGAATCTGACCAACTTTTCAGTGGTGCCTTTCAGTAATTGCCATC ATCCCGAGAACATGGACACCAATCAGCTGGACTACATACCCAGCCGCCCCGAGGAGCCTACCCACAAGTCCTCTTTCGGCGAGGATTACATGATTACCTACGTGCTGCCCATCGCGATTATTATTGTGATGCTGGTCATTGCCTCTATCATCGCCTGCTGCCTGCACTGGTGTCGCCATAGAAGCGGCAAAATGGAGCTAG GCGATGAAGAGGAGCGCAAGTCCTTCCGTGCCAAGGGTATTCCAGTCATCTTCCAGGACGAGTACGAGGAGAAGCCTGAGATCGGCAACAAGAGCCCCGTCATTTTGAAGGACGAGAAGCCCCCGCTGCTGCCCCCATCGTACAATACCTCAAACATGAACG GCGACAACGATGTGGATGACTATGTGCCACCGCCGTCAGTGGTCGTTGGCGGCCGGGAGGTGCGCGGCAAGTCCCCTGCCACGCCCTCATACCGCAAGCCCCCGCCATATGTGTCGCCATAA
- the LOC108036449 gene encoding uncharacterized protein LOC108036449 isoform X3, with protein sequence MRLSPCLSVVSGNLPALLLLLVASVALVLAERDFNVNDSQVPVIEPKDVPAYKQDPYVTELMSCQNTPSEIVLSLLLKKHDWSELTATKRAHVQAKLAKFFAIPKEFISLDSVSKRELKSMHKLAMRKGGKGNKNIETLNRRLGRASFMIGCGPSYFVMGEPIAKQIAHQMKDGTIGALTEENFGLWFIWRKELKSRSNRKRRQSEGSGADEDDYDYGDDDDEVSSEPPTEVPPVATHAHRHHHGASEVSMLEKIVSPDAPVSVSSEAPLIPNVEEEIEESVSKLESVISKTIENTKNIKELTVLGDPEEDEEEVELQQLGVPMAVEILPEEGTTRATEMVNPAYLEENGNQVDARPQAASELDSLATPTPTPSVSAPETQKPFSPYDAISSVSSSSSSSVASAGEAGVDASSVPPPHPPLPTDLPTEQDSTSASVSSSSPPPSSSHSPSSPPSLATQPTTSSSTTATISTTTATSTATTTSTTTTLSESPKPNTVLNELELSTLLPFDDFEGTAAAAAETPNATATAATATATTATATATATTAGESEFHIESTTHRTNSSKEGEAEPDAISSSSNNSLANNESTPATPSSSLASTTASTPESSSSSTFVSPDYVEPQPEENSPPIIKTRLQKLAVTSGKAFTFHVLPDTFFDAEDQGNLRLALTDKDGHELKANSWLQFNADKRELYGLPLDDTVSRWQYRLSATDSGNASVTETVEISVQQHRAVRTINHEVSIVVRINEKPGHNIDWQLKLINAVARTLDDSSNSAVVVREIRQTPHDPHSATFVYFNETLPTAECPEKELHDIVQRLDAQRLSDLVQPQLGIKSITGQLIGSCQKDLTQVKPTQHMAKNVPPMPRNQVDRVNASLGQLLVYKVPADTFYDANDNQLTLTLKTRDHMELSPRHWLQFDSKNEEFYGIPKSGDIGSEEYLLVAEDSGGLSAHDALVVVVSPAPKREFGFFFKAYLSIRHERFNAELQRKFVERVAKLNGDATTGQIQIRSITTHHDSDGTIVNFYNTTLYKKHNSCREKEVAATRSVYLNSDHSLREAAKRALGPELNLTNFSVVPFSNCHHPENMDTNQLDYIPSRPEEPTHKSSFGEDYMITYVLPIAIIIVMLVIASIIACCLHWCRHRSGKMELGDEEERKSFRAKGIPVIFQDEYEEKPEIGNKSPVILKDEKPPLLPPSYNTSNMNGDNDVDDYVPPPSVVVGGREVRGKSPATPSYRKPPPYVSP encoded by the exons ATGAGATTGTCGCCGTGCTTATCGGTGGTCAGTGGGAACCTGCCcgcgctgctcctcctcctggtgGCCAGCGTCGCCCTGGTTCTCGCCGAGCGGGACTTCAATGTCAACGACTCCCAG GTGCCTGTTATAGAGCCAAAGGATGTGCCCGCCTACAAGCAGGATCCGTATGTTACGGAGCTGATGAGCTGCCAAAATACTCCGAGCGAGATAGTGCTTTCGCTTCTTCTGAAAAAACACGACTGGAGTGAGTTGACTGCCACAAAACGAGCTCATGTCCAAGCCAAGCTGGCCAAGTTCTTTGCCATACCCAAG GAATTCATATCCCTGGACTCGGTGTCCAAGCGTGAGTTGAAGTCCATGCACAAGTTGGCCATGCGTAAAGGAGGCAAGGGCAACAAGAATATCGAGACCCTCAACCGAAGACTAGGACGCGCCAGTTTCATG ATCGGCTGTGGTCCCAGCTACTTTGTGATGGGTGAGCCGATAGCCAAGCAGATTGCCCACCAGATGAAGGATGGCACTATTGGTGCTTTGACCGAGGAGAACTTTGGCCTGTGGTTCATTTGGCGAAAGGAATTGAAATCAAG ATCGAACCGCAAGCGACGTCAGTCCGAGGGCTCTGGTGCTGATGAGGATGACTACGACTATGGAGATGATGACGACGAAGTATC TAGTGAGCCTCCTACGGAAGTGCCGCCAGTGGCCACACATGCTCATCGACATCATCACGGAGCG TCGGAGGTGTCCATGCTGGAGAAGATAGTATCGCCCGATGCACCCGTCTCCGTTTCATCGGAGGCTCCCCTGATACCCAATGTGGAGGAGGAGATCGAGGAGAGTGTCTCCAAGTTGGAGTCGGTGATCAGCAAGACCATTGAGAACACCAAGAACATCAAGGAGCTGACGGTACTGGGCGATCccgaggaggatgaggaggaagtggagctgcagcagctgggAGTTCCCATGGCCGTGGAGATTCTGCCGGAGGAAGGCACTACGAGAGCCACGGAAATGGTAAATCCCGCTTACTTGgaggaaaatggaaatcagGTGGACGCCAGGCCACAAGCTGCCTCAGAACTGGACTCCCTGGCCACGCCTACGCCCACGCCCTCTGTGTCCGCCCCCGAAACACAGAAGCCATTCTCACCCTACGATGCCATTTCCTCGGTGtcttcgtcgtcgtcgtcgtccgtAGCTTCTGCTGGAGAAGCTGGAGTAGATGCCTCTTCGGTGCCGCCCCCTCATCCGCCCCTGCCCACTGACCTGCCCACAGAGCAAGACAGCACCTCCGCCTCCGTCTCATCATCATCCCCACCCCCATCCTCATCCCACTCACCGTCATCACCCCCATCACTAGCCACTCAACCAACTACATCATcatcaacaacagcaacaatctCAACTACAACAGCTAcatcaacagcaacaactacatcaacaacaacaacactcTCTGAATCGCCAAAG CCAAATACTGTGCTTAATGAGCTCGAGCTGAGCACCCTGCTGCCCTTCGACGATTTTGAgggcacagcagcagcagcagcagaaacacCAAATGCAACTGCCACAGCAGCAaccgcaacagcaacaactgcaactgccactgccactgcaacaacagcaggcGAAAGCGAATTTCATATAGAGTCCACAACGCACCGCACTAATAGCTCTAAG GAAGGAGAAGCAGAACCTGAcgccatcagcagcagcagcaacaatagcCTGGCCAATAATGAG TCTACGCCCGCCACGCCCTCGtcctcgctggcctcgaccaCGGCCTCCACTCCGGagtccagcagcagcagcaccttcGTCTCACCCGACTACGTGGAGCCGCAGCCCGAGGAGAACAGCCCGCCCATTATCAAGACTCGTCTGCAGAAACTGGCTGTCACTTCGGGCAAGGCGTTCACCTTCCATGTTCTACCAGATACCTTCTTCGATGCCGAGGATCAGGGCAATCTCCGCCTGGCTCTGACCGACAAGGATGGCCACGAGCTGAAGGCCAACTCCTGGCTGCAGTTCAACGCCGACAAGCGGGAGCTCTATGGCCT ACCCCTGGATGACACTGTGTCCCGCTGGCAGTACCGCCTGTCGGCCACGGATTCCGGCAATGCCAGCGTCACGGAAACGGTGGAGATCAGCGTGCAGCAGCATCGGGCGGTGAGAACCATCAACCATGAGGTCAGCATTGTGGTGCGCATCAACGAGAAGCCGGGCCACAACATCGACTGGCAGCTGAAACTCATAAATGCAGTGGCTAGAACTCTGGATGACTCCAGCAACTCGGCGGTGGTGGTACGTGAAATCCGACAGACGCCCCATGATCCTCACAGTGCCACCTTCGTATACTTCAATGAGACACTGCCCACCGCCGAGTGCCCCGAAAAGGAATTGCACGATATTGTCCAGCGTTTGGATGCACAGAGACTGAGTGATTTGGTGCAGCCGCAGTTGGGCATTAAATCCATAACCGGCCAGCTGATCGGATCCTGCCAGAAGGATCTGACCCAGGTGAAGCCCACACAGCACATGGCCAAGAATGTGCCGCCCATGCCGCGCAACCAGGTGGATCGTGTGAACGCCAGCCTGGGCCAACTGCTGGTCTACAAAGTGCCAGCGGATACCTTCTACGATGCCAATGATAACCAGCTGACCCTGACTTTGAAGACCAGGGATCACATGGAACTGAGCCCACGCCACTGGCTGCAGTTCGACTCCAAGAACGAGGAGTTCTATGGCATCCCCAAAAGCGGCGACATTGGTTCCGAGGAGTATCTCCTCGTGGCCGAGGACAGTGGCGGTTTGAGTGCCCACGATGCCCTGGTCGTGGTGGTCAGTCCCGCTCCCAAGCGTGAGTTCGGGTTCTTCTTCAAGGCCTATCTATCCATCAGGCACGAGCGATTCAATGCCGAGCTGCAGCGAAAGTTTGTGGAGCGGGTGGCCAAGCTGAATGGCGATGCCACCACCGGACAGATCCAGATCCGCTCCATAACCACGCACCACGACTCCGATGGCACCATTGTGAACTTCTACAATACGACGCTGTACAAGAAGCACAACAGCTGTCGGGAGAAGGAGGTGGCCGCCACCAGGAGTGTCTACCTGAACAGCGACCACAGCTTGAGGGAGGCGGCTAAGCGGGCTTTGGGTCCCGAGCTGAATCTGACCAACTTTTCAGTGGTGCCTTTCAGTAATTGCCATC ATCCCGAGAACATGGACACCAATCAGCTGGACTACATACCCAGCCGCCCCGAGGAGCCTACCCACAAGTCCTCTTTCGGCGAGGATTACATGATTACCTACGTGCTGCCCATCGCGATTATTATTGTGATGCTGGTCATTGCCTCTATCATCGCCTGCTGCCTGCACTGGTGTCGCCATAGAAGCGGCAAAATGGAGCTAG GCGATGAAGAGGAGCGCAAGTCCTTCCGTGCCAAGGGTATTCCAGTCATCTTCCAGGACGAGTACGAGGAGAAGCCTGAGATCGGCAACAAGAGCCCCGTCATTTTGAAGGACGAGAAGCCCCCGCTGCTGCCCCCATCGTACAATACCTCAAACATGAACG GCGACAACGATGTGGATGACTATGTGCCACCGCCGTCAGTGGTCGTTGGCGGCCGGGAGGTGCGCGGCAAGTCCCCTGCCACGCCCTCATACCGCAAGCCCCCGCCATATGTGTCGCCATAA
- the LOC108036449 gene encoding uncharacterized protein LOC108036449 isoform X1, whose product MRLSPCLSVVSGNLPALLLLLVASVALVLAERDFNVNDSQVPVIEPKDVPAYKQDPYVTELMSCQNTPSEIVLSLLLKKHDWSELTATKRAHVQAKLAKFFAIPKEFISLDSVSKRELKSMHKLAMRKGGKGNKNIETLNRRLGRASFMIGCGPSYFVMGEPIAKQIAHQMKDGTIGALTEENFGLWFIWRKELKSRSNRKRRQSEGSGADEDDYDYGDDDDEVSSEPPTEVPPVATHAHRHHHGASEVSMLEKIVSPDAPVSVSSEAPLIPNVEEEIEESVSKLESVISKTIENTKNIKELTVLGDPEEDEEEVELQQLGVPMAVEILPEEGTTRATEMVNPAYLEENGNQVDARPQAASELDSLATPTPTPSVSAPETQKPFSPYDAISSVSSSSSSSVASAGEAGVDASSVPPPHPPLPTDLPTEQDSTSASVSSSSPPPSSSHSPSSPPSLATQPTTSSSTTATISTTTATSTATTTSTTTTLSESPKPNTVLNELELSTLLPFDDFEGTAAAAAETPNATATAATATATTATATATATTAGESEFHIESTTHRTNSSKEGEAEPDAISSSSNNSLANNEQSTPATPSSSLASTTASTPESSSSSTFVSPDYVEPQPEENSPPIIKTRLQKLAVTSGKAFTFHVLPDTFFDAEDQGNLRLALTDKDGHELKANSWLQFNADKRELYGLPLDDTVSRWQYRLSATDSGNASVTETVEISVQQHRAVRTINHEVSIVVRINEKPGHNIDWQLKLINAVARTLDDSSNSAVVVREIRQTPHDPHSATFVYFNETLPTAECPEKELHDIVQRLDAQRLSDLVQPQLGIKSITGQLIGSCQKDLTQVKPTQHMAKNVPPMPRNQVDRVNASLGQLLVYKVPADTFYDANDNQLTLTLKTRDHMELSPRHWLQFDSKNEEFYGIPKSGDIGSEEYLLVAEDSGGLSAHDALVVVVSPAPKREFGFFFKAYLSIRHERFNAELQRKFVERVAKLNGDATTGQIQIRSITTHHDSDGTIVNFYNTTLYKKHNSCREKEVAATRSVYLNSDHSLREAAKRALGPELNLTNFSVVPFSNCHHPENMDTNQLDYIPSRPEEPTHKSSFGEDYMITYVLPIAIIIVMLVIASIIACCLHWCRHRSGKMELGDEEERKSFRAKGIPVIFQDEYEEKPEIGNKSPVILKDEKPPLLPPSYNTSNMNGDNDVDDYVPPPSVVVGGREVRGKSPATPSYRKPPPYVSP is encoded by the exons ATGAGATTGTCGCCGTGCTTATCGGTGGTCAGTGGGAACCTGCCcgcgctgctcctcctcctggtgGCCAGCGTCGCCCTGGTTCTCGCCGAGCGGGACTTCAATGTCAACGACTCCCAG GTGCCTGTTATAGAGCCAAAGGATGTGCCCGCCTACAAGCAGGATCCGTATGTTACGGAGCTGATGAGCTGCCAAAATACTCCGAGCGAGATAGTGCTTTCGCTTCTTCTGAAAAAACACGACTGGAGTGAGTTGACTGCCACAAAACGAGCTCATGTCCAAGCCAAGCTGGCCAAGTTCTTTGCCATACCCAAG GAATTCATATCCCTGGACTCGGTGTCCAAGCGTGAGTTGAAGTCCATGCACAAGTTGGCCATGCGTAAAGGAGGCAAGGGCAACAAGAATATCGAGACCCTCAACCGAAGACTAGGACGCGCCAGTTTCATG ATCGGCTGTGGTCCCAGCTACTTTGTGATGGGTGAGCCGATAGCCAAGCAGATTGCCCACCAGATGAAGGATGGCACTATTGGTGCTTTGACCGAGGAGAACTTTGGCCTGTGGTTCATTTGGCGAAAGGAATTGAAATCAAG ATCGAACCGCAAGCGACGTCAGTCCGAGGGCTCTGGTGCTGATGAGGATGACTACGACTATGGAGATGATGACGACGAAGTATC TAGTGAGCCTCCTACGGAAGTGCCGCCAGTGGCCACACATGCTCATCGACATCATCACGGAGCG TCGGAGGTGTCCATGCTGGAGAAGATAGTATCGCCCGATGCACCCGTCTCCGTTTCATCGGAGGCTCCCCTGATACCCAATGTGGAGGAGGAGATCGAGGAGAGTGTCTCCAAGTTGGAGTCGGTGATCAGCAAGACCATTGAGAACACCAAGAACATCAAGGAGCTGACGGTACTGGGCGATCccgaggaggatgaggaggaagtggagctgcagcagctgggAGTTCCCATGGCCGTGGAGATTCTGCCGGAGGAAGGCACTACGAGAGCCACGGAAATGGTAAATCCCGCTTACTTGgaggaaaatggaaatcagGTGGACGCCAGGCCACAAGCTGCCTCAGAACTGGACTCCCTGGCCACGCCTACGCCCACGCCCTCTGTGTCCGCCCCCGAAACACAGAAGCCATTCTCACCCTACGATGCCATTTCCTCGGTGtcttcgtcgtcgtcgtcgtccgtAGCTTCTGCTGGAGAAGCTGGAGTAGATGCCTCTTCGGTGCCGCCCCCTCATCCGCCCCTGCCCACTGACCTGCCCACAGAGCAAGACAGCACCTCCGCCTCCGTCTCATCATCATCCCCACCCCCATCCTCATCCCACTCACCGTCATCACCCCCATCACTAGCCACTCAACCAACTACATCATcatcaacaacagcaacaatctCAACTACAACAGCTAcatcaacagcaacaactacatcaacaacaacaacactcTCTGAATCGCCAAAG CCAAATACTGTGCTTAATGAGCTCGAGCTGAGCACCCTGCTGCCCTTCGACGATTTTGAgggcacagcagcagcagcagcagaaacacCAAATGCAACTGCCACAGCAGCAaccgcaacagcaacaactgcaactgccactgccactgcaacaacagcaggcGAAAGCGAATTTCATATAGAGTCCACAACGCACCGCACTAATAGCTCTAAG GAAGGAGAAGCAGAACCTGAcgccatcagcagcagcagcaacaatagcCTGGCCAATAATGAG CAGTCTACGCCCGCCACGCCCTCGtcctcgctggcctcgaccaCGGCCTCCACTCCGGagtccagcagcagcagcaccttcGTCTCACCCGACTACGTGGAGCCGCAGCCCGAGGAGAACAGCCCGCCCATTATCAAGACTCGTCTGCAGAAACTGGCTGTCACTTCGGGCAAGGCGTTCACCTTCCATGTTCTACCAGATACCTTCTTCGATGCCGAGGATCAGGGCAATCTCCGCCTGGCTCTGACCGACAAGGATGGCCACGAGCTGAAGGCCAACTCCTGGCTGCAGTTCAACGCCGACAAGCGGGAGCTCTATGGCCT ACCCCTGGATGACACTGTGTCCCGCTGGCAGTACCGCCTGTCGGCCACGGATTCCGGCAATGCCAGCGTCACGGAAACGGTGGAGATCAGCGTGCAGCAGCATCGGGCGGTGAGAACCATCAACCATGAGGTCAGCATTGTGGTGCGCATCAACGAGAAGCCGGGCCACAACATCGACTGGCAGCTGAAACTCATAAATGCAGTGGCTAGAACTCTGGATGACTCCAGCAACTCGGCGGTGGTGGTACGTGAAATCCGACAGACGCCCCATGATCCTCACAGTGCCACCTTCGTATACTTCAATGAGACACTGCCCACCGCCGAGTGCCCCGAAAAGGAATTGCACGATATTGTCCAGCGTTTGGATGCACAGAGACTGAGTGATTTGGTGCAGCCGCAGTTGGGCATTAAATCCATAACCGGCCAGCTGATCGGATCCTGCCAGAAGGATCTGACCCAGGTGAAGCCCACACAGCACATGGCCAAGAATGTGCCGCCCATGCCGCGCAACCAGGTGGATCGTGTGAACGCCAGCCTGGGCCAACTGCTGGTCTACAAAGTGCCAGCGGATACCTTCTACGATGCCAATGATAACCAGCTGACCCTGACTTTGAAGACCAGGGATCACATGGAACTGAGCCCACGCCACTGGCTGCAGTTCGACTCCAAGAACGAGGAGTTCTATGGCATCCCCAAAAGCGGCGACATTGGTTCCGAGGAGTATCTCCTCGTGGCCGAGGACAGTGGCGGTTTGAGTGCCCACGATGCCCTGGTCGTGGTGGTCAGTCCCGCTCCCAAGCGTGAGTTCGGGTTCTTCTTCAAGGCCTATCTATCCATCAGGCACGAGCGATTCAATGCCGAGCTGCAGCGAAAGTTTGTGGAGCGGGTGGCCAAGCTGAATGGCGATGCCACCACCGGACAGATCCAGATCCGCTCCATAACCACGCACCACGACTCCGATGGCACCATTGTGAACTTCTACAATACGACGCTGTACAAGAAGCACAACAGCTGTCGGGAGAAGGAGGTGGCCGCCACCAGGAGTGTCTACCTGAACAGCGACCACAGCTTGAGGGAGGCGGCTAAGCGGGCTTTGGGTCCCGAGCTGAATCTGACCAACTTTTCAGTGGTGCCTTTCAGTAATTGCCATC ATCCCGAGAACATGGACACCAATCAGCTGGACTACATACCCAGCCGCCCCGAGGAGCCTACCCACAAGTCCTCTTTCGGCGAGGATTACATGATTACCTACGTGCTGCCCATCGCGATTATTATTGTGATGCTGGTCATTGCCTCTATCATCGCCTGCTGCCTGCACTGGTGTCGCCATAGAAGCGGCAAAATGGAGCTAG GCGATGAAGAGGAGCGCAAGTCCTTCCGTGCCAAGGGTATTCCAGTCATCTTCCAGGACGAGTACGAGGAGAAGCCTGAGATCGGCAACAAGAGCCCCGTCATTTTGAAGGACGAGAAGCCCCCGCTGCTGCCCCCATCGTACAATACCTCAAACATGAACG GCGACAACGATGTGGATGACTATGTGCCACCGCCGTCAGTGGTCGTTGGCGGCCGGGAGGTGCGCGGCAAGTCCCCTGCCACGCCCTCATACCGCAAGCCCCCGCCATATGTGTCGCCATAA